The Paludibacter jiangxiensis DNA segment AGGTAATCTCGATCCCGATATTGCTTTGACTCCTATCGTTCTCCCATACGCCAAAAAGCTGGTGCTGACACGGTTTAGTCCCCGAAAAGTGGCTGCCTCTATCTATGATACGGCAATGGATTATGTGAACCTTGTAAATACACTTCCGTCAACAGTCAACGAAATCTTGTACAAAATAAAAGAAGGAACCATGCACCATCAGGTTCATATTGATGAGAAGAACCCGGTTACCCGTGTTTTAAGAAATATTGGTTACCGTATGGTGTCGGCCATTTTGATTATTGGTGTATTTGTCGGTTCTTCCATTTTGATTGTAAATACACCGGAACGTCCGTACGGTAAGTTTGCTCTATACATGTCTTCATGTATTATTGTTTTCTTACTTCTGAAAGCATTGTTTGCACGAAAAAAATAGAACTATATTGAAAATCAAATTATAAACTAAATTTTTACTGAAAGAAAAAACCAATGGAACAGATTCATAAAACGTTGCGCGATGCAAAAGGGATGAGATGGCTGGTGTTGATACTGGTATCGTTTACGATGTTGTGTGCTTATTATTTGACTGATGCTATGGCTCCCTTACAGGAACGGTGTCAAACAAGTTTATCGTGGAGTGCAACGGATTATGGCTTTTTTACCAGCGGTTACGGTTGGTTTAACGTCTTTCTGCTGATGCTGGTTTTCAGCGGCATGATACTTGATAAGTTAGGCGTAAGATTTACAGGTGTTTTGTCTATAATAATAATGATAGCCGGTGCTTTTGTAAAGTACTGGGCTATTTCGGGTCATGTAGATGGTACATTCGAAATGCACCTGGGTTCTTATCAATTGCTTGCGCCAACGGCAAAATCTGCTGTGGTTGCAGGTTTGGGATTTGCCATATTTGGTGTGGGTTGCGAAATGTTTGGTATCACAGCAAATAAAGCCGTAGTTCGTTGGTTCAGAGGAAAAGAAATGGCTCTGGCAATTGGATTAAATACTTCTACGGGACGTATTGGTACAGCATTGGCTATGTTCACGCCGGTGCCTTTGGTTAATATGACAGGCCATCTAAGCGCACCGGTGATACTTTCACTGCTGTTGCTTTGTATCGGATTTCTGATCTTCCTGCTGTTTGGTGTTTTGGATAAAAAACTGGATAAGGAAGAAGCAGCAGCCGGTATCTCTTCAGATGACGAGTTTAAGTTCAGAGATATTATTGATATTGCAAAAAATAAAGCATTCTGGTATATTACAGCACTGTGCGTACTGTTTTATTCGGCCGTTTTTCCGTTCATTAAATTTGCCACTAACCTGATCGTACAGAAATTTGGTATTTCGGATACTTTTGCCGGCTATATTCCTGCTCTGTTGCCTTTCAGTGCACTACTGCTTACACCTCTGTTTGGTAGTATGTACGATAGGAGAGGACGTGGGGCTTCCATTATGGTTCTGGGATCTTTGTTGTTGGTTTTTGTACACCTGTTGTTTTCCATTCCGTCGCTTAACAATTTGTATATTGCCGTGGGATTGGTGATGGTATTGGGTGTGGCATTTTCAATGGTGCCATCAGCAATGTGGCCTTCGGTTGCCAAAATTATTCCGGAAAATAAACTTGGTACAGCATATGCGATGGTGTTCTGGGTTCAAAACTGGGGTATCATGGGAGTGCCTCTTCTCATCGGAAATGTTCTCGATAAGTATTGTATTAGTGG contains these protein-coding regions:
- a CDS encoding MFS transporter; the encoded protein is MEQIHKTLRDAKGMRWLVLILVSFTMLCAYYLTDAMAPLQERCQTSLSWSATDYGFFTSGYGWFNVFLLMLVFSGMILDKLGVRFTGVLSIIIMIAGAFVKYWAISGHVDGTFEMHLGSYQLLAPTAKSAVVAGLGFAIFGVGCEMFGITANKAVVRWFRGKEMALAIGLNTSTGRIGTALAMFTPVPLVNMTGHLSAPVILSLLLLCIGFLIFLLFGVLDKKLDKEEAAAGISSDDEFKFRDIIDIAKNKAFWYITALCVLFYSAVFPFIKFATNLIVQKFGISDTFAGYIPALLPFSALLLTPLFGSMYDRRGRGASIMVLGSLLLVFVHLLFSIPSLNNLYIAVGLVMVLGVAFSMVPSAMWPSVAKIIPENKLGTAYAMVFWVQNWGIMGVPLLIGNVLDKYCISGHVQKMVDGKMIEVTQYNYTIPMLIFACFGGVAILFAFLLKHEDAKKGYGLERPNINK